A window from Dermacentor albipictus isolate Rhodes 1998 colony chromosome 10, USDA_Dalb.pri_finalv2, whole genome shotgun sequence encodes these proteins:
- the LOC135917922 gene encoding uncharacterized protein isoform X2 — protein sequence MKKKCVKKQVKPKAKKPAEGSKILISTAVAEPLASAIPSTVIKPSEAASFTEECASKAADKTPKPTQEKPPTEGARDQSHTTQSHPSATIVAHAGPGGDTGNMSRNTTVPHALDKRDWGCKCACRVVRTRRRRRTRSKHRPFTSRLRPRPLSARDFRGRRHRSPGHRERGALTFGYSREARARLSLSDDRCHSHTMGEAAKHKSKVKGTRKKHQRHNPPKQTRFKRAKRDGNIDMVEIDKEGLEAEEAEGLPKPVPSKSTYDPTTGLVVTKHEPTSIRELRRKSMSKLAAKHKKTKEGGKAPRRASRGQGPPGVSLAAKSSACSSRKAVSLVKDGTAYENCHGKLEPSEELPEQRVTVQSRHTHTESDRDKSEDPAGLKYNPSAATNSTAAGRSNLASIRSALSNTGRRVYVAVGLAVLLLAGVVVLLVVLLSHKRAKIAAMLPSTKPSTRPK from the exons TGTGTAAAGAAGCAGGTGAAACCTAAAGCCAAAAAACCGGCAGAGGGCAGCAAGATATTGATATCTACCGCGGTGGCGGAGCCATTGGCGTCTGCGATCCCATCGACGGTCATTAAGCCCTCCGAGGCAGCATCATTCACAGAGGAGTGCGCCAGCAAGGCTGCCGACAAGACTCCCAAGCCGACCCAAGAGAAGCCGCCTACGGAAGGCGCTCGTGACCAGTCGCATACCACCCAAAGTCATCCGTCGGCCACGATCGTGGCGCACGCCGGTCCTGGCGGAGACACCGGGAACATGAGCCGAAACACGACCGT GCCCCACGCTCTAGACAAGCGTGACTGGGGCTGCAAGTGCGCCTGCCGAGTCGTGCGaacaagaagacgacgaagaacgaGAAGCAAGCATCGGCCTTTCACCTCTCGACTCCGTCCGCGACCGCTATCAGCTCGAGACTTCCGCGGACGTCGCCACCGGTCTCCTGGGCATCGGGAGCGTGGCGCGCTCACGTTCGGCTACAGCCGCGAGGCGAGAGCACGTCTTTCCCTCTCCGACGACCGCTGTCACTCGCACACCATGGGCGAAGCGGCGAAGCACAAGAGCAAGGTAAAAGGGACGCGCAAGAAGCACCAGCGCCACAACCCTCCCAAGCAGACCAGATTCAAAAGAGCCAAACGCGACGGCAATATAGACATG GTCGAAATCGACAAAGAAGGCCTGGAAGCTGAAGAAGCTGAAGGACTCCCGAAGCCGGTACCTTCAAAGAGCACCTATGACCCGACGACTGGATTGGTGGTGACCAAACATGAACCTACTTCCATACGGGAGCTCAGAAGGAAG TCCATGTCTAAATTGGCGGCCAAACATAAGAAGACCAAGGAAGGCGGAAAGGCGCCGCGCAGAGCATCTCGAGGGCAAGGACCGCCCGGGGTTTCGTTGGCAGCCAAGTCCTCGGCCTGCTCGTCCCGGAAAGCCGTCAGCCTCGTCAAGGACGGAACTGCGTACGAGAACTGCCACGGAAAGCTCGAGCCGTCCG AGGAACTCCCCGAACAACGGGTGACGGTGCAGAGCAGGCATACGCACACAGAGAGCGACCGGGACAAGTCGGAAGATCCTGCGGGCTTGAAGTACAACCCGTCGGCAGCGACCAACAGTACCGCTGCTGGCCGCAGCAACCTCGCCAGCATCCGCAGCGCCTTGTCAAACACCGGCAGGCGGGTCTACGTCGCCGTCGGTCTGGCCGTCTTGCTGCTGGCGGGTGTGGTCGTGCTTCTGGTGGTACTCCTGTCTCACAAACGCGCCAAGATAGCGGCGATGTTGCCGAGCACCAAGCCGAGCACTAGGCCCAAGTAG